Below is a window of Garra rufa chromosome 24, GarRuf1.0, whole genome shotgun sequence DNA.
ctttcaaaaacaataaaaatattactgacTCCAAAACAGCATTAACCTACGCATTCACTCATACAACATTATACCTAacattttattaatacttttttccTTATATGCAAATGTTATCATAGTCTGTTCAAAAACAAATTTTATTCTCATCATCGCTGTCCATTAATAACTAAAAGCACATCCCCCCTGCAGCTGTGAGAAGCAGAGAGGGGAAAACCAAAAACCACAAACCCTTTCTGTATAAGACCAGGCACTAGAATTGAGCGCCATTAAGATTTTTATAATACTCGTCGTGTCTACCAACAGAGAATTTTTACTATACATTCAGACTCCATGTAAAGAACAGAATTGCTACATGGCTGTGATCTTGCAATATTTTTATCATAACTGGAATATGAAGGTTTGTTGAAGTTGTTTGGCAATGTGACTCTCATTGCCTTTGAGGTTGGCCACCTAGAGCGAAGCGTCAAATGTGCAAATGAAAACAAACAGCAGTCTGGCCTCATCGAGAGAATGTGTTAAAATAGTGGTTGCTGAATGAGTGTGGAACAGATGCAACAGACGCATTACCTTACTTCCTCATCTGCTCTGTTATCGTCAACTTCTGCGTTGCTGTTCTGAGGGTATGTACAGTATCttgttttattgttgtattaGGCTGTTCATTTTAATTAAGTAAACTAATTTTTGCATTTCAAATGCACTGTGTTGTAAAATATAGCTGAAATGTCTTGccttcatttgattttttttaagagAAAAGAACCACCATGCCTGTACACATGCAGTAGTTTCGCAAGAGCTACATAAAGTTAGAGATACATAAAGTGTTCCGTGTTAAACTTTAATACATTTACTTCTACGTTGACTTTTTTAGTCTGTTTCTACAGCACACTATAATAAAACTGTAAACGTATATAGCTGGCAACAgtaagttaatgcattaacttacATCAACTAACAATAAGCAATACATTTGTACCATATTTAACTTTGTTAACCGTTTtaacttaataataaatatacaacgGTTCATTCGTTGTTACCTCAGGTCATTTACATAATGTTAACAGATACaactttgattttaataatatGTTAATGTTGAAATGAACATTATTAACTAGGAATAAtaagtgtgaccctggaccacagagcCAGTGAGTCAattatttgaaattgagatttacaaaagctgaataaataatgtttacattgatgtatggtttagacAGGATAGATGAAACAATAATTGGACGAGATAGatctatctgaaaatctggaatctgccgGTACAAAAACATCAAAGCTTGTTCaatttaagttcttagcaatgcatattactaatcaaaattaagttttggtgtatttacagtaggatatttgcaaaatatcttcatcaaacatgatctttacttaatatcctaatgatttttgacataaaagaaaaatttatcattttgacccatacaatgtattcttggctattgctataaatctaccagtgctacttaaggttttgtggtccagggtcacaaatggtttaGAAGGCGTTTTACTCTTTGTTCATGCTATCTAATGAAGGCAGCTAAACACAACTTTCCTGTAAAGTGTAACAGAATAGAAAATTCTGTCgatgtttactcaccctcatgtcgttctctctttctgtggaacacaaaaataaattaggTATGTTTTCTtcatacaatggaagtcagtAGAAACTTTGGTtaacaacattcttcaaaatatattttatgttccACATAAATTAAGTTAtacggtttggaacgacatgagggtgtgtaaatgcttacagaattttcatttgaaaCCTTTTTAATTCATTTCAAAAGTTTTGAATATCTACTCGCTACAAATAATTTGGTGACAAGTAAATTCAATGTAAACAAACGCATTTCTAATGAACGTTCTTTAAATGTAGCAGTGAGTTAAACTAAAACAAATACAATGCAAATGCCTTTTGCATCTCTTAAATAACTATCACAATTGTCTTCCAGTGTGTTTTCTCACTAGGAAACATGACGATGAACGCCACAGTCAGCAGCAACATCACCAACCCGGCCCACTTCACCGAGCCCTTCAGGGTCGCTCTGATTATTATCTACACGGTGGTCCTTCTGGTGGGAATCACAGGTTTAACCGTCATGATCAGCTTGTTAAAAACCAACATTCGCTCGTTAACCACCATCGCCTTCCTGAACTTGATGGTTGCACACTTTCTTTTCCTGCTCACCGTGCCGTTCAGAATCTACTACTACGCGGCGCAAAAATGGCAGCTGAGTCAGGGATTCTGTAAACTGGTCAGCGCTATGGTGCATATCCACATATACATGGTGTTTACCATCTATTCCATTCTCCTCACTGTTCGCTTCTTGCATTTCTACAAGAAAACGCAGCGGACTGAGTTCTACAGACGGCTGCACGGACTGGGCGCTAGCGCTTTAGTGTGGTGCATCCTGTTAATCATCATGCTACCCCTCGTGGTAAAACAATACGGACAGAACAACGGAACCACACCAAAAGACCAATGCTTCCAATTTGGCCATTTAACACAGGAAGGCTATGTCTTCGCCATAAACATGATTCTGTGCATCTTAATTATCACCGTGTCGTGTGTGCAGACGTGCATCCAGGTGATCGTCCTGCGCGCAATGATACTCAAGTACGGACCCGCCTGCCGCTCCCAGCAGGAGTTTTGGGTCCAAATAAAAAATCTCAGCTTTGTACTCATAATGCTCACCTGCTTGGCACCGTACCACCTTTTTAGGATACAATACCTGAAGAATGGTAAAGACCTTAATGAGATAAACGAAGTGTTTCTGGCCATCACTGGACTTACGTGTTTCGACATGCTGACCTTCACAGGGAAGAGCATTTGTAAAGCGTGCTGGACCTGAAAAAGCGGATAAATACTGTACCTGTACATAGACGCTGTTTTCCCCATCACTATCAATCAGGGACTGCAGATGTGAAGCTGGAAACCGTTTTTATCTGAAAGCGACTGTTATACTGTATCAGGCTTGCAAAGCCGTGTTTTGCGCCCAAGTAGTTAACTGGGGTAACTGTGACTCTGAAAGCTTTTCACGTTGTTTGAATGCGATTGCACAAAGTAGGCCCTGtttttaagtttatttcattGATCATGTAAATTCTTGAACCATGCCACATAGCTTGGTGTATATTAAAGTAACCCAGCTGGCATTTTAACGTGGAGTCAGCGTTGAATCAATGTCCCTACGTCAGGTGTCAGTGTTGGATAACCGTtggattttgtttagattttgcaAATCTAAACAACAGTTAATTGATCAGCATTGTTTGAATGTTGGAACAACGTTATTTTTCTACtgatatatttcaacaaaatgtttaaaagtcatGGTTGTAAAAATAATGTTGATTTGACGTACaactcaaattttatttatatttctttgttGAATCCATAGTTAGTTAACAACACCATTTCAACCATTTGGTATTCAACGTTGTTTTGACGTTGAATGAATGTTTTTTCATAAACtgacattatttcaaccacattTAAACGTTTAAGGTCGGTCGAATGCCAGCTGGGAAATTAGTGTTACATAAATAGCACGGCTGTCATTCGATATGTCTTTACAATGACTTGTGACGATGGCATGTTATCATGGAATTCAagtttttcagatgttttgaaacGACGTGTGTTTTGATATTTGTACTGTAAAGCTTTTGAGGAGATAgagtgaaatattttaaatatttaaagggttaaagcaaaccTTTCTATGTACTATGTACTCAATACACATAATAATTCAACTCATTTGTAAGAATGCAGCTCAATGAATTTAAGGTTTACGTTCTCAGAACTTTGGCTAAAGTCTCTCAAATCTATGAATAAACGTTCTTCCAGCAATAACGGGTTAGCTCAAAATATAGGCCTACATTGACAATGGACGgttttgttttcttctaaaacGTCTTAGATGGACACTCGTCTAACGTTTTTGAAACGTTACACTTGTTAGCTATGTTTCAGGACGTCCAGGGAACTTTCAAAATTATTCCAAAAGGTTGCCCGAACGTTTCCTAATGATAAAATGGAACGTTCACGTTATTTTTTTCTCTAGTGTTCGCATAATTAGTGTTGGGAGTAAAGCGGGTTACTTAaccagattactttttcaagtatctagtaaagtaatgcgttacttttttactttacagCAAATATCAGTtacaaataagtaacgccagttactttttgccTATTTACTGATTGAAAGATCTATGTAACGCATTACATGTATAGCGAGTTACGTAACCAGAttatttttttcaagtaactagtaaagtaacgcactactttttaatttacaagaaaatatcttgtAGTGtcttgagttactttttcaaataagtaacgccagttacgtTTTTCTCCTCATGTATTGATTGAAagttctcctgtccccatgttgaaagAAACTGGAAGTGTGATGTTACTTTAGTTCGAGaataataaatgtgaacatgcattaattcatcacacttacaaaaaaaacaaacagatttagtatttctcaaaatgcatgaaaacagtgaaatgcaactgCAAAACCTGCAAAAATTAAATGTTCACACAAAtatactttatgtatttaatcccattttattaactagtGTCTTTGATGCTGACCTTGATCCAAGTTAACAATACTAATAAGCATTTCTTTTTTTACTGCTGAAGAGTGTTAAACCTTCTGCATTCTACTAAACAgtcgtgaatttacttttccttcagcctgaggcttttattgtgaaaaggtttttacatttgccaaaaatactttttatattaaaaacaaacaagcaagccctgccatatttaaaaagaaacgc
It encodes the following:
- the gpr141 gene encoding probable G-protein coupled receptor 141, which produces MTMNATVSSNITNPAHFTEPFRVALIIIYTVVLLVGITGLTVMISLLKTNIRSLTTIAFLNLMVAHFLFLLTVPFRIYYYAAQKWQLSQGFCKLVSAMVHIHIYMVFTIYSILLTVRFLHFYKKTQRTEFYRRLHGLGASALVWCILLIIMLPLVVKQYGQNNGTTPKDQCFQFGHLTQEGYVFAINMILCILIITVSCVQTCIQVIVLRAMILKYGPACRSQQEFWVQIKNLSFVLIMLTCLAPYHLFRIQYLKNGKDLNEINEVFLAITGLTCFDMLTFTGKSICKACWT